The Flavipsychrobacter sp. genome contains the following window.
AAGTAAGCTCAATATGGCCATATTGAATTTCCAAAAGCCGGATAAAATTGCTCTTCAAAAAGCAACAGATTTTGAAGCTCTATTTGAGTTCCGTCCGTTAGAACCTGGTTATGGTGTTACTATTGGTAACGCTTTACGTCGTGTTCTATTATCTTCACTTGAGGGTTATGCAATCACAGCTATCAAGATCGCTGGTGCTGACCATGAGTTTGCCACTATCAAAGGTGTGCTTGAAGATGTTACAGAGATCATTTTGAACCTTAAGCAAGTGCGCTTAAAGAAAGTGGTTGAGGATGAAGTATCTACTGACCGTGTTGAACTAACTATCAAAGGTCAAGAGAGCTTTACTGCAGGTATGATCGGTGATGCGCTTCCAAACTTTGAGGTAATGAACCCGGATTTGGTTGTTTGCAATATGGAGCCAGGTACTACTTTCCAAATAGAATTACATCTTGGTAAAGGTCGCGGTTATGTTCCTGCTGAAGAAAATCGTCCTCTTGAGGCACCTGTAGGTATCATAGCTATCGACTCTATATACACTCCGATCAAGAACGTTCAGTATCGTATTGAGAACACTCGTGTTGAGCAACGTACTGACTTTGAAAAATTGATCATGGAAGTTGCTACAGATGGTACTATTCATCCGGAAGAAGCTGTTAAAGAAGCATCTCGCATTCTTATTCAGCACTTGATGATCATTACTGACGAAAATATCTCTCTTGATACCAAACGTGAAGAGAAGGAAGCTGTAGTAGATGAAGAAACTTTACAAGTACGTAAAGTGTTGAATACTCCACTTGAAGATCTAGAACTTTCTGTACGTGCTTTTAACTGTTTGAAAGCAGCTAAGATCAATTCTCTAAGTGAGTTAGTTCAATACACTCAAGAAGAGCTAATGAAGTTCCGTAACTTCGGTCAGAAGTCTCTTTCTGAGATCGAGCAAGTACTGGGTGAGCGTGGTCTACACTTCGGTATGGATATCAGCAAATATGTTCGCAGCAGCGACTAATTAATAATTTTGCAGGATAAACTATAAGACATAGTTTATCCTGTATTTTTTATAACAAATGTACTTCGTAATTCCTTGACACGGTACGGAGGAAATTAATGACAATTTAAAAACATAAGTCATGCGTCACGGAGATAAAGTAAATAATCTAGGTCGTAAAAAGGCACACCGTAAGGCTCTAATGATGAACCTTTCGCGTCAGTTGATACAACATAAACGTATCAATACTACATTGGCTAAAGCAAAAGCACTACGTGTACATGTTGAGCCGATCATTACTCGTTCTAAAGTTGATAACACTAACAACCGTCGTGTTGCTTTTAGTTATCTTCAAGATAAAGAGACAGTTACTGAACTTTTCTCTGTTGTTGGTGATAAGGTAGCTAACCGTCCTGGTGGTTACACTCGTATCATCAAGTTACCACGTCGTATGGGTGATGCTGCTGATATGGCAATGATCGAGTTAGTTGATTTCAACGAGATCTATCAAAACACGGCTAAGAGTACTTCTGATAAGAAAACTCGTCGTAGCAGACGTAGTGGTGGTGCTAAAAAAGCAGCTCCTGCTACAGAAACTCCAGCTCCTGAAGAAACAGTTGCAGAGACTCCTGCTACAGAAGCTCCAGCACAAGAAGAGAATAAAGACTAGTTCTTTAAACTTATATAATGTTAAAGGCTACCAATTTGGTAGCCTTTTTTATTTATAATGATTTAAGTTGCAGCTATAACTATTTAGCATGAACAAAAGCAAAGTACTGGAAAGTAAGGTTTTGATCCGTTTCCCAGATTGTGACCCCTTTAATCACTTGAATAATTCTAGGTATATAGACTATTTTATTAATGCTCGCGAAGACCATCTTTGGGAAAACTACCAATTGAACATATATGCTTATGGTAAGGAGCATGGTAAAAGCTGGGTGGTAGGGCAGAATCAGATAGCTTATCTAAAACCAGCCATGTTGATGGAAACAGTAGTGATACAATCAACCTTGTTAGAATTGACGAACACAGACATTCTTGTAGAGATGTATATGTGGGATAAGACAAAGACCCAATTGAAAGCCATATTGTGGTCAAAGTTTGTTCATTTTAATTTTGCTACACAAAAGAGAGACGAACATTCAAAGGAACTGATGGATTATTTTAAGCCATTAGAAAATCCACTAGATAGAAAAATGACGTTTGAGGAACGTGTTAAAGAGATAAAGTCAAAACTATAATTATGGCAGAAGAAAGTAAATTATTTAAGGATGTCTTTTTTAAGCCTTCGTTTGTTGATGAGCTCTATGATGGGGTTGCAAAGCATGTAAAAGTAGGCACAAAGAAGAAATTCAGAGATAGCATCTTTGATAAAGAATGGAACGAAAAGGAACTAAAACAACGAGTAAAACACGTTACGGAAGTGTTACACGGATTACTCCCAAATAGTTTCCCTAAGGCTGCTAAAATAATTACAGATATAACGAAGGAGCTTTTAGCGGCTAATATTAAAGAGGTGAGTTTTGGGTACATGTGCCTTTGTGAATATATAGAACGTTATGGTCTGGAATACTATGATGAGTCTATAAAAGCAATGGAGCTGCTTACTCAATTTATGAGTTGTGAATTTGCAGTAAGACCTTTTATTATAAAGTATGAGGATAGGATGATGCGGCAAATGCTTCAATGGTCAAAACACAAAAATGCTAAAGTGCGCAGGCTGTCCACTGAGGGGTGTAGACCAAGATTGCCTTGGGGTATGGCTCTTGATAGATTTAAAGATAACCCTGCTCCAATATTACCCATACTAGAAAACTTAAAGAATGACGATGATGTATGGGTAAGAAAAAGCGTGGCCAATAATCTTAATGATATATCAAAAGACAATCCAGAACTGGCAGTGAAGCTTATTAAGAACTGGCTAGGTAAAACCAAGCATACAGACTGGGTGGCTAAGCATGCTGCACGTACCTTATTAAAACAAGGTAACACAACTGTGATGAGCTTGTTTGGTTTAGAGATGGATAAGTCAATAAAGTTGTCTGATTTTAAAGTGCTTACACCTACCGTGAAGGAGGGTAAGGATTTGAAATTCTCATTCCGTATTCATAATACTGGTAAGAAAGACAAAGTCTTACGATTAGAATATGGTATGTATTATTTAAGAGCAAATGGAACTTTGTCTAAAAAAGTATTTAAAATAAGTGAGCGTAGTTATGCCGCTGGTGAAGAATATAATGTAGAGCGAAAACAAAGTTTTAAACCTATAACTACGAGAAAATACTATAAGGGACCTCATAAAGTGTCTGTGATAATAAACGGGCATGAAATGGATACTAGTGACTTCAAGCTAATATAAAATAAGCCCTAACTATACAGTTAGGGCTTATTGTTAATACATAAGATAGACACCTACGAGGAGTAATGATACTGAGGATGTCCAAACAAAAATTGGAATTAGCTTGTTGTGCTGTTCTGCATTTTTTCTGAGGTACTTCCGAAATAGATATAAAAACATGTTGTGAATTTTTAGGACCCGAAGGTCAGGTTAGAGATTATTGTCTTTTTTAGTTGTTGTCTTTTTCTTTCTTCCAGCATCTTTCATGGCTTTGTCTATTAGCCATTCCAGTTGCCCATTGACGCTACGAAACTCATCAGCTGCCCATTTCTCCAGCTCCTTATAAGTCTCTTCGTTCAATCGTAAAACAAAACTCTTTTTCTTACCCACGTAACTTTAATGTTTTATTGATGAAGTGTGCCTGTATTGATAACAGGTTGTGTGTTTTTCTCTCCACACAGTACTACCAGCAAGTTGCTTACCATTGTTGCTTTTTTGTCTTCATCAAGATCTACTATATCTTTTTTGTTTAATTCTGTTAGTGCCATTTCCACCATGCCCACAGCTCCTTCTACTATCTTATACCTTGCTGCTACTATCGCAGTAGCCTGTTGTCTTTGTAGCATAGCTCCTGCTATTTCTTGAGCATATGCTAGATGACTAATACGTGCTTCCAGAATAGCTATGCCTGCACTTTGTAGTCTATCAGTCAGTTCTTTTTCCAATAGTGCATTTACCTCTTCGCCTCCATCTCTAAGTGTTATCTTTGCTTCTTCATCTTCAATATTATCATAGGCAAAACCACCTGCAAGACTACGTACAGCAGCTTCACTTTGTGTCACTACAAACTCTTTATAGTTAGATACCTCATAGGCTGCTTTATAGCTGTCGGCAATTTTCCATACTACAACTGCTCCGATCTCAATAGGATTACCCATTTTATCATTCACTTTTAGGGTAGGCGTTGCTAGGTTTTGAGCACGTTGTGTCAGTTTTACTGTAGAGTATAGCGGATTGACAAAAAATAAGCCATTTGCTTTTACTGTGCCTACGTATTTACCAAAGAAGTTCAAGACTCTTATATGGTTAGGGTGTATCACCATTAGTCCTTTAAGTAAGAACACCATAATGATTATACTGAGTATACCCACGAATACCCATTCTATATTAGTATCTCCCATTGCAAAGAATACAATAGATAAGACTAGTAGAACTAGTGATAATAATAAGGCTAAATAGCCATTCATTGCTTTTACGTTTTTTTCCATTTATGTAGTTTTAGTTTATTTGAAATGATATTATAATGATATCAAATTAAATTATTTTTCTGATTCCACCAAAACTTTTCATTTCTAGAGGCAGAGCTACTCTTTTTCTTTTTACTTTTATAAATAGCAATGAGATTTATAGATATACCTGGGCAACAAAAAGCTAAAGAAGGAATAATAGGCATGTGGCAGAACAACCATTTTCCTCATGCACTACTACTTGTTGGTCGTGATGGAGTAGGCGGTTTGCCAATGGCATTAGCTATTGCACAGTATATTTTTTGTGAGAACAGGCAGGAAACGGACTCTTGTGGTGAATGCGCTTCCTGTAGTAAAGTGAAAGGATTAGAACACCCCGATCTACACTTATCATTTCCCTCTATTTCTCCTAAGCCTGGTACAAAAGCAAGTAGTAAGCTTTTCATCAAAGATTTTAGAGAGTTTGTCCAGCAAACACCATACAGCTCTTCTTACGACTGGTTGCAGTTTATAAACGCGGAGAATAAACAAGGGAATATTACGGCTGAAGAGTGCAGGACGATAATTGAAGACTTGAACTTAAAGTCGTATGAAGGGAAAGGTAAAGTGCAAATTGTATGGAGGCCGGAATATTTGGGTAAGGAGGGGAATATCTTACTTAAATTAATAGAAGAACCACCTGCGAATACTTTTTTGATATTTGTGGCGGAAGATCTGGAAGAGATATTGCCAACTATCTTGTCTCGAACACAGATAATAAGACTAGCTCCTATACCAGAAGTAGATATTGCTCAACGGTTTGTAGCCAAAGGGCTAGCTGATGAAGCAAGGGCAGCTCAAGTGGCACATATGTCTCATGGTAGCTATGCCGAGGCACTTAGATTGTTGCAACACGCTGGTAATGATTTGTTTGCAAGTGTAAGGACATTGTTCAATGCTATATTCACAAATAATGGCATTGCTCTGTCAAAATTTGCAGAAGAGTGGAGTAAGGAGGGGAGAGAGAAACAAAAGAATTTTTTACAATATAATATCCAACTATTAGAGCAGGCTATAAGAGCTAAATACTTACCCGATCAAGAACCTTCTTTGCCTGAAGCAGAGTCTCAGTTTGTGAAAAAGCTGGCTTCTATGAATGTAAGTATTAATGTGTTTAATAATATGGTTGAGGAGATGACCGATACAATACATAAAGTAGAGCGTAATGCGCATAGCAAAACACAGCTACATGCACTAGCTATTAAGTTAGCTTATATTGTATCTAATAGACCAATACCTCAATTATAGACACTCTGCTGTTATATTGTTATTATATCTCCCTTTTTTTAGTATTTTCGCTAATTGTAGTTTTTTAATTATCAGGTAAGCTGAAAAGGTATCATAGGAATGAATGTTAAATGTGGATATCGGCTTACTGTCTTCATAAATATATAGTAAATGGGATGTGGAAATTGTGGGTCTGGAGCTAATGGAAAACCCGGTGGATGTAAGAGCAATGGTGGATGTAGTAGTGGTGGATGTAACAGGTTGAATGTTTTTGATTGGCTAAGTACCCTGCCCTTACCTAGTGGGGCAAAACCGTATGATATAATAGAGTTATCTTTTAATAAAGGAAGTAGAAAGGATTTTTATAGAATTAATAGCTCTATTCTTCCTGCCAAAGGCGAAATGCTAGCTCTGGAAGGCGTAAGTGGCTTCGATGTAGGCCAGGTAAGTCTTACAGGTGAGCTAGTGAAGCTACAGCTGAAAAAGAATAACGTAAAAGAAGAAGAGGTTACTAAAAAGGTGCTGCGCACGGCAACGGAAGCAGATCTTGAAGCACGTGACAAGAACAAAGAAAAAGAATCTGATTTCTTAACTCGTGCCAGAGCAATAGCTCGTCAGTTAGATCTGGAGATGAAGCTTTGTGAAGTGGAGATCCAGGCTGATGGTAAAAAAGCAACCTTCTTTTATACTGCCGACCAGCGCGTTGACTTTAGAGAGTTGATCAAGCGTTATGCTTCAGATTTCAGGGTCAAGGTAGAAATGAAGCAGATAGGTGCTCGTCAGGAAAGTGGTAAAGTAGGAGGTATAGGTAGTTGTGGTAGAGAGCTTTGCTGTAGCACTTGGCTTACCGACTTCAAAAGTGTAAACACTGCTGCCGCTCGTTATCAAAACCTTTCTATCAATCAAACTAAACTTAGTGGTCAGTGTGGTAGGCTTAAATGCTGCCTTAACTTTGAGCTAGATACCTATATGGATGCCTTGAAGGTATTCCCTGAAAATATAGAGTACGTTGAAACTGTAAAAGGGAGAGCCAATCTTCAAAAGAGAGATATATTTAAGAACCTAATGTGGTTTAGCTATAGCGATAGCAATAAGCAGTATCCTCTAAGCATAGATCGCGTAAATGAAATATTAGCACTTAACAAGGCGGGTAAAAAAGCCGAGGAGCTACAACCTGTAGAGCTGGAAGTAAGCAATGAGAAGCATGCCGCCAAAGTAGATATGGGCTTTGTGAACGATGTTGGCCAGATCAGTTTGCGCTCTCTTGAAAAAGGGAAGAAGAAAAAGAAAAAACGTCCAAGTGGAGGCGGCGGTGAAAGAAATGCCAGACCTCAAGGGCAAGGGAATAACAACAATAGGAGAAATGCTTCTGCGTCTTCACCATCTAATAAGCAAGGGCAAGGACAGGGCAAACAAGGTCAAGGACAACAAAAAGGACCAGCAAGACCTAGTAACAGAAATAACAATACTAAAAATAAGCCAGGTGGTAACAGTAACAGACCTGCTACTCAAAATAGAAGTAAACAGAGACCACCACAAAAGAAGAATGATACTAATTAAAAAAGAGGCTGCATGCAGCCTCTTTTTTACGGTATATACTTTTTGTATAGTTAGTTCGCAAATTCACTCATGAACTTGATACGCATCATTTGCAATTGTTCTATAGTCACGTTACTATCTCTAAATTCTTCATAAGCATCGTCCAAGTTATCATCTTCGCTCTCTCTGAAGTAGTCAGAGATATCCTCTTGCTCATACTCATCCAGCTCTTGATCTAGAATGTAGTCTAGATTTAACTTAGTGCCACTAGCTACAATACTTTCCATTTCTGTTAGTAAGTCGTGAGCGCTGATGCCCTTATTTTTAGCTATAGTTTCAAGAGGTATCTTTTTGTCTATGTTCTGAATGATATACACCTTCATTCCACTTTTGTTGACAACGCTTCGCATAACAAAATCGTCAGGCTTTTCTATATCATTCTCCTCTACATATTTTTCTATTAGTTGAATAAACTTCTTGCCAAAGCGCATTGCTTTGCCCTTACTTACTCCTTGTATGCGTTCTAGCTCATCAAGGGTAGTAGGATAGTTGGTGGCCATCTCGTCAAGTGAGTTCTCTAAGAAGATGACAAATGGTGGTAACCCTTTTTCTCTGGCAACATCTTTTCTTAGCTCTTTAAGCATCTCAAAGAGTACAGGGTCTGCACTGGCAGGTGCTCCTGCGTTTACCTCTTCTTCATCACTATCATCCTCTTTAAACTCGTGGTTCAATACCACCATTATAGAGAATGGCTTTTTAAGGAATTTACGACCTCTGTCGGTTATTTTAAGCAAACCATATTCTTCGATGTCTTTTCGAAGAAGGCCTTCAAGCATCATTTGTCTTATTAATGAGTGCCAGAAGTTATCTTCCATTTCCATGATAAGACCTGAACCAAAAGATTTCAATTTATCATGTTTGAATGTCTTGATTTGTGGGTTTGATTTACCTAAGATTATATTTACTACATAGTCGATATTAAAACGCTCATCAAGTTCATTAACGGTGTCTAAAACTATTTTAGAACTGTCTCTTACTTCAAGCTTTTCTTTAGGATTATTACAGTTGTCACATTTGCCGCAATTGTCCTCTTTGTATTCTTCACCAAAATAGTGGAGCAATAATTTTCTTCTACAAACACCACTTTCAGAATAAGCTACTGTTTCAGATATAAGTTGAGCACCCATTTCTCTTTCACTCAATGGCTTGTCCCTCATCAGGTGTTCAAGCTTCTGCACATCTTTATGAGAGTAATAAAGAATACAGTTACCCTCTAGTCCATCACGTCCTGCTCTACCTGTTTCTTGGTAGTAGTTCTCCAGAGATTTAGGGATATTATAGTGCATCACAAACCTTACATCTGGCTTGTCAATGCCCATACCAAAAGCTATTGTGGCTACAATAACTTCCACCTCTTCCATTAGGAATTGGTCTTGGCGTTTAGCCCTTACATTAGCATCAAGACCTGCATGGTAGGCCACAGCGGTAATTCCGTTAGCCTGCAATGTACTGGCAAGCTCCTCCGTTGTTTTTCTATTCAGGGTATATATGATACCACTCTTGCCTTTGTTCTTTCGAATGTACTTAACTATGTTTTTAAGTACATTGGCTTTACTGCCTTTGGGCAGTATCTCGTAGTATAAATTTGCCCTGTTGAAGGACGAAATGAAAATATTCGGTTTTTTAAGGTCAAGGTTCTTCACAATATCATCTTGTACCTTAGGTGTTGCCGTAGCGGTAAGGGCAATGATAGGAATATCAGCATTGATCTGTTCGATCATTGCTCTCAATTTCCTGTATTCAGGTCTGAAATCATGTCCCCATTCTGAGATACAGTGCGCCTCATCTACTGCAAAGAAAGAGATGCCTATCTGTGAGAAGAAATCTATGTTTTCTTGTTTTGTAAGCGTTTCGGGAGCTACATATAATATTTTAGTATGCCCTTGAACAATGTCTGACTTAACTTTCTTTTGTTGTGTTTTGCTTAATGTAGAGTTTAGGAAGTGTGCTATATCATCCTTGCTACAATAACTGCGTATCAGATCTACCTGATTCTTCATCAGTGCTATCAGTGGTGAGACCACAATAGCAATACCATCACTTACTAGTGCCGGTAGTTGATAACATAAAGATTTACCGCCACCTGTTGGCATTATAACAAAAGTGTCTTTCCCTGAAAGAATACTTTTTATGATCTTTTCCTGGTCTCCTTTGAAACCCTCGAAACCAAAATGCTCTAAAAGCGCTTTTTTAAGGTTCATTCTAGATTTTGTGGCAACTTTTCCTGCGTCCATACATTATTTAAAATACTAAAGTAAATGTCAGATCATCCACAATGTTTAAAAGATTAATAAGAGTTTTATCACATAAGTAAAAGGTGACAGCACACGAATTTACAACTAACAAATTAAAAAACAGCGATATAAAATGCAAAGGTTTTCTAAAATATATTTAAAAAAAATTATGCATGTTTTATTGGTTATTACCCTTTTGGGAAAGGACTTTGATAGGAGTGCCTACAGCCGATTCGCATTTATTTAAGCTTAGTAACTTGTAGTTTATCTGTACAGTTATCAAGTAGTTGTGTGATATCTTTATTTAAAATAGGATGAAGCAAATTTGGGGCAATTTCTTCAAGAGGAACTAGAGCAAAATTTCTTTTATGGATATAAGGGTGAGGTACAGTAAGGCGTTCTGTCTCTAAAATGATGTCATTGTAGAACAAGATGTCTATATCTATAGTTCTTTGTCCCCATTTCAAGGTTCTTTCCCTGCCCAGTTGTTGCTCTATTGCTAATATGTTGTCTAACAGTTCTATAGGGGTAAGTTCTGTTTCTATAGCTATTGCCATGTTTAAGAAATCGGGTTGCTCCTCAATGCCCCATGCTGCTGTTTGGTAAAAGGCAGACTGCCGGGTTACATGGCCAACTTCTTTTTCTATATATTTTATGGCAGTAGATATCCACTGTTCTCTATCTCCCTCGTTACTACCTAGTAGTAAGTATGCTGTGTTTTTAGTGTTCAACTGCCCCTTATTTTGTTGCAACATAAAATAGATAGTCGCCTAAATCATTTTCATAGTTTTCTATGATAGCGTCTATTGCGCCTGAGTTAATATCCTCCTCAAGTTTAGCTAAACCATTATTCAATTCTTCTTCTTCGACAAAAAGCCTAAAGCTGGATGCCCCACTTCTAACTTTGGGGTCTAAATATTTTTCTGGTTGATATTTATAAGCAAAAAGGAATAGGTCAGTTAGCTCTTCATGAACAAAGTATTTTTCTGTTGTTACATTGTTGAATCCATTGTTTAGTAGTAGCTCTGTCATCTTAGGGATGCTAGGTACTAGGTCTCCTGATAACTTTATCATGTCAGGAAAATAATGTTTCAACCAATATCTGTCCATTTGTTCAGGAGCGAAGCTAAGGAATACAAAACGAGCCCCTGGTTTTGCTATTCTATTGAGTTCTTTCATCCCATCTGCTATACTATCCCAGTGGTGCATGGTAAAGGTTCCTATGCCCCCATCAAAATAATTATCGTCAAAAGGTATGTTCTCAGCTTTAGCGCAAAGAAATGTTTTATCTGGATTGTTGGCTCTTGCTGCTTGAAGCATGGTTTCCGAAGGGTCAATACCTAATAGATCTACACCCATATCGCTAAGTGCCCTAAAGTAGTTGCCCGTGCCACAGCCAATGTCTAAGTATTTTCCCTCAGTATCAGGAGATAGTAAATGGTAAAGCCTGCCAGCTAGGTAGGGGTCTGCATTCCTAGTTGTATTATAGGTTGTGCCAATCGTATTATATACGGGGTTATTATCGCTCATAGTCTGGAATTTCTTTGCGAAATATTTTAGCTAATCTTTTTTGTTCTTTAACCTCAAGTAGCGCTATTAGTTTAGAATAATCAGGGTGAAGTTTGCCAGATTGACTGCTGGTGAGAAAATGAGCAATATCCGCAATCGCTTTTTTATTGTAAAGGCTAATTGTTTGAATAAAAGTGTCTGCGTTGTGAAGAGCGATATGATATATGGTTTCTTGGAGATCATCTACAGGCCCAGCACTCCAAGTTAATAGTTCCGTGCTAATAGATAAACTCTTGTGTAGCGCCATGTCGGGATAGCTATTACTGGAATGTTTAAAAGCCATCATATAGTCATGGCTATCATGGTATAGCTGGTCTTTTTCAGGAGCATTGAACATGTCCATGAAAACGTCTTTATTGTTAGGGAATGCATCTATCAAACGCAAGTGCCATTCGGGAGCATCTTTTACCTCTTGATATTTTGTAAAGACTTTCTTTAGTCTGATAGACTCTTCAGAGAGTTGTTGTGCCCAAACATAATTTGTGCCTATGCACAAGATGAATAGTAAGCAATATAATCGCTTCATAGAGTAAAAATAGGGAACCTGATTTAATAAATACCGTATAAAATCACCCATTGGTAAAAAGATAAATATGTTGAACTTCAATTACCTCCTGTATATTTGCACCTATACAGTTTGAAAAGGAATATTCTATGAAGCAGTTTTTTAAGATGTTTTTTGCCTCATTTTTGGCAATAATTATAGCAGGGGTTGTTATAGTTGGTATTGGTATCGGGTTGCTGGTGGCGGCAATATCTAATTCGGTAAAGCCAACACCTGAGAAAGTAAGTGTATCAAGTAGCAGTATTTTACGAATAGACTTGCGTTCTTCAATTCATGAAATAGGAGAAGAGAATTCTTTTGCTGCATTTAGTGGAGATGAAAGTTACACCGCAAGTTTGTATGATATAGTTAAGTCTATCAACTATGCTAAGAATGACGATGATATAAAAGGTATATACTTAAGATTGGGAAGCTCGCCGAATGGTTGGGCTACACTACAAGAAGTAAGAGAAGCAATAGCTTCATTCAAAGAAAGCGGCAAGTTTGTGTATGCCTATGGGGAGTATATTACCCAAGGAGCTTATTATGTTGCTACGGCGGCAGATAGCATTTACCTGAATCCTGTAGGTGAAATAGAACTAAAGGGTTTCGCTACAGTATTAGCGTTCTTCAAAGGCTCATTGGATAAGTTGGAGATAGAGCCGGAGATATTTTATGCAGGTAAATTTAAAAGTGCTACAGAGCCTTTTAGAACTACAAAAATGAGTGATGCCAATAGAGAGCAAATTCAAGAGTTTCAAGCAGATTTTTGGAATGAATTTGTAACTGCAGTAGCAGGCTATAGCAATAAGACAAAAGAAGAGATAATTACTATGGCACAAACAGGAGCAATAGAGTTCCCTAAAGATGCTGTTGCCAATAAACTAATCAGTAGTCTGTTATATGCAGATGGTGTCGAAGCACGATTGAAGGAAGCTGCAGGCTTGGATGAGGATAGCAAGCTGAAACTATTGTCCATTAATAGATATGCTAAAAAAGTGTATCAGAGCAGAAAGATAAAAGGAGATAAGATCGCGGTATTGGTAGCAGAAGGAGAGATCATAAAAGGTGAGAAGAACGATATGTACCAAATTGCATCTGTTGATATGGTAGAACAGATCAGAAAAGTGAAGAACAATGATGATATTAAAGCTGTTGTATTAAGAGTAAATTCTCCGGGTGGTAGTGCGCTAGCTTCAGAGATCATATGGAGAGAGTTACAGTTATTGAAAGAAAAGAAGCCTATTATAGTTTCTATGGGAGACTATGCAGCATCAGGAGGGTATTACATCTCTGCTCTTGCTGATAGTGTTTTTGTAATGCCTAATACAATTACGGGTAGTATAGGTGTCTTTTCAATGATGTTCAGCACTGAAAACTTAATGAAGAACAAATTAGGTATCACCTTTGATGGGGTGAAGACAGCACCATATGCAGACTTCCCTAGTGGCATAAGAACCTTAACTGCAGAAGAAAGAGCTCGTATGCAAAGGTCGGTAGACAATATTTACCACATCTTCAAAAGCAGAGTAGCTGAGGGTAGGCATATGGATATTAATGCTGTTGATGAAGTAGCGCAAGGTAGGGTATGGACAGGAACTGATGCTATTGAAAAAGGATTGGCAGATGGTTATGGAGGTTTGAGTAGGGCTATAGAGAGCGCATCTGCCAAGGCTGATATAGACGACTATCAGGTAGTTACTTACCCAGAGCCTGTAGATAGGTTTGAGGCATTGTTGAAAAACATCACTAATAATAGCAATGTAAAGGTAGATATAGCTAAAGCTGTAATGGAATACGAGATGAGTGAAGAGTATCAACTTATCAAGAAGTTGAAAGGATTGAAGAGAATAAACGGTCAAACAATGACTTGGCTTCCTTAT
Protein-coding sequences here:
- the recQ gene encoding DNA helicase RecQ; this encodes MDAGKVATKSRMNLKKALLEHFGFEGFKGDQEKIIKSILSGKDTFVIMPTGGGKSLCYQLPALVSDGIAIVVSPLIALMKNQVDLIRSYCSKDDIAHFLNSTLSKTQQKKVKSDIVQGHTKILYVAPETLTKQENIDFFSQIGISFFAVDEAHCISEWGHDFRPEYRKLRAMIEQINADIPIIALTATATPKVQDDIVKNLDLKKPNIFISSFNRANLYYEILPKGSKANVLKNIVKYIRKNKGKSGIIYTLNRKTTEELASTLQANGITAVAYHAGLDANVRAKRQDQFLMEEVEVIVATIAFGMGIDKPDVRFVMHYNIPKSLENYYQETGRAGRDGLEGNCILYYSHKDVQKLEHLMRDKPLSEREMGAQLISETVAYSESGVCRRKLLLHYFGEEYKEDNCGKCDNCNNPKEKLEVRDSSKIVLDTVNELDERFNIDYVVNIILGKSNPQIKTFKHDKLKSFGSGLIMEMEDNFWHSLIRQMMLEGLLRKDIEEYGLLKITDRGRKFLKKPFSIMVVLNHEFKEDDSDEEEVNAGAPASADPVLFEMLKELRKDVAREKGLPPFVIFLENSLDEMATNYPTTLDELERIQGVSKGKAMRFGKKFIQLIEKYVEENDIEKPDDFVMRSVVNKSGMKVYIIQNIDKKIPLETIAKNKGISAHDLLTEMESIVASGTKLNLDYILDQELDEYEQEDISDYFRESEDDNLDDAYEEFRDSNVTIEQLQMMRIKFMSEFAN
- the folK gene encoding 2-amino-4-hydroxy-6-hydroxymethyldihydropteridine diphosphokinase, with amino-acid sequence MLQQNKGQLNTKNTAYLLLGSNEGDREQWISTAIKYIEKEVGHVTRQSAFYQTAAWGIEEQPDFLNMAIAIETELTPIELLDNILAIEQQLGRERTLKWGQRTIDIDILFYNDIILETERLTVPHPYIHKRNFALVPLEEIAPNLLHPILNKDITQLLDNCTDKLQVTKLK
- a CDS encoding class I SAM-dependent methyltransferase, with the protein product MSDNNPVYNTIGTTYNTTRNADPYLAGRLYHLLSPDTEGKYLDIGCGTGNYFRALSDMGVDLLGIDPSETMLQAARANNPDKTFLCAKAENIPFDDNYFDGGIGTFTMHHWDSIADGMKELNRIAKPGARFVFLSFAPEQMDRYWLKHYFPDMIKLSGDLVPSIPKMTELLLNNGFNNVTTEKYFVHEELTDLFLFAYKYQPEKYLDPKVRSGASSFRLFVEEEELNNGLAKLEEDINSGAIDAIIENYENDLGDYLFYVATK
- the sppA gene encoding signal peptide peptidase SppA — its product is MKQFFKMFFASFLAIIIAGVVIVGIGIGLLVAAISNSVKPTPEKVSVSSSSILRIDLRSSIHEIGEENSFAAFSGDESYTASLYDIVKSINYAKNDDDIKGIYLRLGSSPNGWATLQEVREAIASFKESGKFVYAYGEYITQGAYYVATAADSIYLNPVGEIELKGFATVLAFFKGSLDKLEIEPEIFYAGKFKSATEPFRTTKMSDANREQIQEFQADFWNEFVTAVAGYSNKTKEEIITMAQTGAIEFPKDAVANKLISSLLYADGVEARLKEAAGLDEDSKLKLLSINRYAKKVYQSRKIKGDKIAVLVAEGEIIKGEKNDMYQIASVDMVEQIRKVKNNDDIKAVVLRVNSPGGSALASEIIWRELQLLKEKKPIIVSMGDYAASGGYYISALADSVFVMPNTITGSIGVFSMMFSTENLMKNKLGITFDGVKTAPYADFPSGIRTLTAEERARMQRSVDNIYHIFKSRVAEGRHMDINAVDEVAQGRVWTGTDAIEKGLADGYGGLSRAIESASAKADIDDYQVVTYPEPVDRFEALLKNITNNSNVKVDIAKAVMEYEMSEEYQLIKKLKGLKRINGQTMTWLPYTIEVK